The stretch of DNA ATGCCAAGCGTCTCGCCGTCTGCAACCGAGAAAGAGATTCCAGAAAGTGCCTGCAGATCCTTGTGATATTTTTTCCGGGTCACAATCTCCTTCAGACGATCTGCAGGGGAATGATAGATCCGGTATTTTTTGCTGACATTTTTTACTGTGATCATAATCCTTCACCTCACATGAAATCCCGTATATCCTTCTCAAGCCTATTAAATATCCAAAAAGATAAAAGAAGCATGAAAATACTCAACAGCAGAACATATGTCAGGAACGTGAACCCGGGGATCTCATTATACACAAATATCGACTGGTAGCCGTTGACAACCGCGGTCATGGGATTCCAGATGATTACTGATTTTGCGAAATCTGGAAGGATATCATATACATATACAATCGGTGTAAACCAAAACCAGAAAAGAAGTACAACCTGGATCGTTTCACGAAGATCTTTTAAAAAGACCATGAAATTTGCCAGGAAAAATCCGAGTGAGTACGCAAAAAGAACCTGGATGAAATATATTACCGGAACAAACACCAGAAGCCAGGAGAACTGGTAGCCTGCATAAATAAGAAAGAGAAAGAAAAATACCATAGTTCCTGCAAAGATCACACTCTCGGAAATTACAATATAGAGAGGGAAATACCTGAGGTTCGTATTCAGTTTTGTAAGGATATGGCGTTTGTCAGGAAAAATCGTTGAAATGCGTGTAAACATGCTGGCAAAAGCGGTCCAGGGAAGAATACCTGCACATATGTATACACCATAGCTGAAAACATCCGATGACCCCGGAAGCCTTGCTCCCATGATACTTGAAAAAATAAATGTATAGACTATAATATTTGCAAGGGGAAATATGAAATTCCATGCAAATCCCAAAAGAGATCCCGAATACCTCTCGGTGAGATCACGTTTCGCAAATTCCGTTATAAGGCTAAAATTCACTTAGATCCACCTGTTATTAAATATACATGCAATAAATCAGAACATAATATTGATGATAAATTACATAGTAATTTCCATATTGTTCTGTCATCCAATTCCTGCATAGAAGAATAAAATTTATCGCTTTTCTGCCTTAGCAACCAAAGATTTCAGTTCTTCTTCAAATTTTTCAAGAGAAAACAAATTCGCTCTTGCAACACATCTTTCATGAAATTCTCCGGGCGAAACAGAAATCCGTCTCACAGCGTTTGCAATCGATTCCACGTCAGGCTGAACCAGAAGGCCGGTCTCGCCATCGACAACAGTCTCCTTAAAACCGCCTTCATCAACTGCAACAACAGGTTTCCCTGCGGCCATCGCCTCAACCGGAGTCAGGCCATAGTCCTCATCGATCGCCGTACATATAAATCCCCTACAGCGTGAATAAAGGTCGATCAGTTCATCTCCGGAAACTTCACCGATAATCTCTACATTATCGGGAAGATTTTCACCGATCTTGTCGGCATAAACCGATGCATGATCGCCTTCGGCGTACCCGCCGACAATCACCAGTTTCTCACCCGGCATCAGGCGAAAGGCTTCGATCTGGAGCTCAATTCTCTTTTCAGGATATAGCCTGTTTACAGACAGCCAGAAATCACCATATTCTTTGAATTTATATCTTGAAACGTCAACCGGAGGATAAATGATATCAGACTCTCTTCCGTGATATTTTAAGATCCTTCCCCGGGTATTCTTAGAAATTGCTACGATATTGTCGATCTTATCAACTGAACGCTGGTCAAGGTACTTATTGAAAAAAACCCAGATTCTAAAAGCCTGCCGAGTGAGAAAATTTTGTCGGCTCAAAAAAGTGTGGTAGAGATCATAAAAAGCTCTTACAGGAGTATAGCAATACCAAAGGTTCGGATGATGCCGGTGTGCCGCATAATGACTCCAGTTGCCAGTAAAAATAAAAAAATCATAATCCCTGGAAAAATCGCACCTGTAAAACTTCACCATTGCGGAGATCTGCTTAAAAGGAGGATATTTTATCGTCTCTCCCAGGGATATGATTCTGGCGGAGTCATCGATCTTTGCAGCAGCATCTGTATCCGTAGTAATGATGTCTGCATCGAGAATCTTTGCCATAGCCAAAACTACTTTCTCTCCGCCGCCGATAGCACCGAAATAATCATGGAATATGGCAACTTTCACTGGAAATTAATCCCCTTTCCACCACTTGGTCTCGAATTTCTTCTGGATTATCTCGTCTCCTTC from Methanolacinia petrolearia DSM 11571 encodes:
- a CDS encoding ABC transporter permease, which translates into the protein MNFSLITEFAKRDLTERYSGSLLGFAWNFIFPLANIIVYTFIFSSIMGARLPGSSDVFSYGVYICAGILPWTAFASMFTRISTIFPDKRHILTKLNTNLRYFPLYIVISESVIFAGTMVFFFLFLIYAGYQFSWLLVFVPVIYFIQVLFAYSLGFFLANFMVFLKDLRETIQVVLLFWFWFTPIVYVYDILPDFAKSVIIWNPMTAVVNGYQSIFVYNEIPGFTFLTYVLLLSIFMLLLSFWIFNRLEKDIRDFM
- a CDS encoding glycosyltransferase, whose translation is MKVAIFHDYFGAIGGGEKVVLAMAKILDADIITTDTDAAAKIDDSARIISLGETIKYPPFKQISAMVKFYRCDFSRDYDFFIFTGNWSHYAAHRHHPNLWYCYTPVRAFYDLYHTFLSRQNFLTRQAFRIWVFFNKYLDQRSVDKIDNIVAISKNTRGRILKYHGRESDIIYPPVDVSRYKFKEYGDFWLSVNRLYPEKRIELQIEAFRLMPGEKLVIVGGYAEGDHASVYADKIGENLPDNVEIIGEVSGDELIDLYSRCRGFICTAIDEDYGLTPVEAMAAGKPVVAVDEGGFKETVVDGETGLLVQPDVESIANAVRRISVSPGEFHERCVARANLFSLEKFEEELKSLVAKAEKR